The Conexivisphaera calida genome includes a region encoding these proteins:
- a CDS encoding cyclase family protein has product MSSPFLADLATEMADVLERSLHGGLTKKDLGRAEDIVKPRTLKFWGHEVEIYDLSQPFGAQSVIWPTANGAPEFSVVRNHAFARARTIRICSSMHVATHMDAPIHVEEGYPSIDQIPLDRMIGEGVIISIPKKEWEIIKPEDLEKAKPEIQEGDIVVINTGWHKYFADAARYYLFAPGLYKEGAEWLLKRKIKGLAQDVQATDHPLATVLVQGNMGQGNPPIMPWLADLYKKKTGRDVREDFPYWEPSHRILYTHGIWGIENAGGDIDKVTGKRALIAAFPIKWVGGDASMVRLVAMVEKK; this is encoded by the coding sequence ATGTCATCACCATTCCTAGCTGATCTGGCGACCGAGATGGCCGACGTGCTAGAGAGGAGCCTGCACGGCGGCCTCACCAAGAAGGACCTCGGAAGGGCGGAGGATATCGTGAAGCCGAGGACGCTGAAGTTCTGGGGGCACGAGGTCGAGATATACGACCTCTCGCAGCCCTTCGGAGCGCAGTCGGTCATATGGCCGACCGCGAACGGCGCCCCCGAGTTCTCGGTAGTGCGCAACCATGCATTCGCGAGGGCACGCACCATCAGGATCTGCAGCTCCATGCACGTGGCCACCCACATGGACGCCCCCATACATGTGGAGGAGGGCTATCCCAGCATAGACCAGATACCTCTCGATCGCATGATCGGCGAGGGCGTGATAATCTCGATACCGAAGAAGGAATGGGAGATAATAAAGCCAGAGGACCTCGAGAAGGCCAAGCCGGAGATTCAGGAGGGCGATATAGTGGTCATAAACACGGGCTGGCACAAGTACTTCGCCGACGCCGCCAGGTACTACCTGTTTGCCCCCGGCCTCTACAAGGAGGGTGCCGAGTGGCTGCTGAAGAGGAAGATAAAGGGACTCGCCCAGGACGTACAGGCTACCGATCACCCGCTCGCCACAGTGCTCGTGCAGGGCAACATGGGCCAGGGCAACCCCCCCATAATGCCTTGGCTGGCTGACCTGTACAAGAAGAAGACTGGAAGGGACGTGCGCGAGGACTTCCCCTACTGGGAGCCATCGCACAGGATACTCTACACCCACGGCATATGGGGCATCGAGAACGCGGGTGGCGATATAGACAAGGTGACCGGAAAGAGGGCCCTCATAGCCGCGTTCCCGATCAAATGGGTAGGCGGAGACGCCTCGATGGTCAGGCTCGTGGCTATGGTGGAGAAGAAGTAG
- a CDS encoding thiolase C-terminal domain-containing protein, whose translation MTESAVVGAEITNWIEAGKPAPTAEVVAGVAVEALRQAGLRPADLDAIISTTSAMPFGHPTFLTTPAQHMGHRLAGKIGSNGLQVINVSGACASAAAAFSIADSMIKSGKARKVLVVGYDNSPRGFYFSFNSYLDTDMAIGYPLKVVGAVNPTYWAMWARRRAYEMGKPVEDIKEVMAIIKEELSKNGALNPHARYKKIFTAKEVLESPVVDDPLHLYMISAVSSGAGAVLLSDMDTAKRLTNKPVKVAASAVGGPLYNEPSPRLTYFTTAGGRRATKPFYEWRKPIEDAYRQAGITAEDVDFAEVHDTSLYHVINWIDQIMGWEREETDKLIRSRQFGRDGRFPVNLSGGTTSFGEAVYAQALMEVYEVFRQLRGEAGERQVRKNAKIGLATAYGAYGSYGAIALERAW comes from the coding sequence ATGACCGAGAGCGCTGTGGTCGGCGCGGAGATAACCAACTGGATAGAGGCAGGCAAACCAGCCCCCACCGCGGAGGTCGTGGCGGGCGTCGCGGTAGAGGCGCTGAGGCAGGCTGGGCTGAGGCCGGCTGATCTGGACGCCATAATCTCCACGACGTCTGCGATGCCGTTCGGCCACCCGACATTCCTCACTACTCCGGCGCAGCACATGGGACACAGGCTGGCCGGCAAGATAGGATCGAACGGCCTGCAGGTGATAAACGTGTCCGGCGCGTGCGCCAGCGCGGCCGCGGCCTTCTCCATCGCCGACTCCATGATAAAGTCCGGGAAGGCGAGGAAGGTGCTCGTGGTCGGCTACGATAATTCCCCAAGGGGCTTCTACTTCTCCTTCAACTCCTACTTGGACACGGACATGGCGATAGGTTATCCGTTGAAGGTGGTGGGTGCCGTCAATCCGACGTACTGGGCAATGTGGGCCAGGAGGAGGGCCTACGAGATGGGCAAGCCGGTCGAGGACATAAAGGAGGTGATGGCGATAATAAAGGAGGAGCTCAGCAAGAACGGTGCCCTCAATCCACATGCCAGGTACAAGAAGATCTTCACCGCGAAGGAGGTCCTGGAGTCCCCGGTGGTGGACGACCCACTTCACCTATACATGATATCGGCCGTGAGCAGCGGCGCGGGCGCGGTGCTCCTCTCCGACATGGACACCGCCAAGAGACTGACCAACAAACCCGTCAAGGTGGCAGCATCCGCAGTGGGCGGTCCACTCTACAACGAGCCGTCGCCCAGGTTGACGTACTTCACCACCGCGGGCGGCAGGAGGGCCACCAAGCCATTCTACGAGTGGCGCAAACCTATAGAGGACGCATATAGGCAGGCGGGCATAACCGCTGAGGACGTGGACTTCGCCGAGGTCCACGACACAAGCCTCTACCACGTGATAAACTGGATAGACCAGATAATGGGATGGGAGCGCGAGGAGACAGATAAGCTCATAAGGAGCAGGCAGTTCGGCCGCGATGGACGCTTCCCCGTGAACCTGAGCGGCGGCACTACGTCGTTCGGTGAGGCGGTCTACGCGCAGGCTCTCATGGAGGTCTACGAGGTCTTCAGACAGCTCAGGGGGGAGGCCGGCGAG
- a CDS encoding Zn-ribbon domain-containing OB-fold protein, whose translation MSQVQKNVVPIVEGLFTWPSDHPRLIGSRCPVCGSVQFPKSSVCNNPECDHSRPPEEVLLSEEGTLYSFDIHAYDLREPFEYHKAPYAIGAVELPEGITILARLTTTKGLRIGMKLRMKVDKLYEDAENVYVTYYFEPAEGGESR comes from the coding sequence TTGAGCCAAGTACAGAAGAACGTCGTGCCGATAGTCGAGGGCCTGTTCACCTGGCCCTCGGACCATCCCAGGCTCATCGGGAGCCGCTGCCCCGTCTGCGGCAGCGTCCAGTTCCCGAAGTCCAGCGTGTGCAACAACCCGGAGTGCGACCACAGCAGGCCCCCCGAGGAGGTCCTCCTGAGCGAGGAGGGCACCCTGTACTCATTCGACATACATGCCTACGACCTGAGGGAGCCATTCGAGTACCACAAGGCGCCCTACGCGATAGGAGCGGTCGAACTCCCGGAGGGGATAACGATACTCGCCAGGCTGACGACCACGAAGGGCCTGAGGATAGGGATGAAGCTGCGCATGAAGGTGGACAAGCTGTACGAGGACGCGGAGAACGTCTACGTTACTTACTACTTCGAGCCAGCCGAGGGGGGCGAGTCGAGATGA
- a CDS encoding enoyl-CoA hydratase/isomerase family protein, translating to MSLNLTKVLYEKRDGVAWITMNNPEKYNALEKGMRADLRAALEDAWRDDSVRAVVIRGSGKAFSAGGDIRAMLEWTPTVAIKELKELGTAFVIERIIRDMPKPVIAMVHGYCLGGGFELAMSCDLIVASEDAKFGSPEIGIGLIPGSGGTQMLPRHVGEKKAKELIFTGDTISAKEAAELGIVNKVVPPEGLQAAVDELLGKITSKSPVAIAAAKEAINASLELGLTQGIKYESQVFSQLFSTEDQKEGARAFLEKRKPRWKGA from the coding sequence ATGTCGCTGAACCTCACCAAGGTGCTCTACGAGAAGAGGGATGGTGTGGCCTGGATAACCATGAACAACCCCGAGAAGTACAATGCCCTTGAGAAGGGTATGAGGGCTGACCTCAGGGCGGCGCTGGAGGACGCATGGAGGGACGACTCCGTGAGGGCAGTCGTCATAAGGGGCTCGGGAAAGGCGTTCAGCGCCGGAGGGGACATCAGGGCCATGCTCGAGTGGACCCCCACGGTGGCGATCAAGGAGCTCAAGGAGCTCGGCACAGCATTCGTCATAGAGCGGATCATAAGGGATATGCCGAAACCAGTTATAGCAATGGTCCATGGTTATTGCCTGGGCGGGGGATTCGAGCTCGCCATGTCATGCGACCTGATAGTGGCATCTGAGGACGCGAAGTTCGGCAGCCCCGAGATAGGGATAGGGCTGATACCCGGAAGCGGCGGCACGCAGATGCTTCCTCGGCACGTCGGGGAGAAGAAGGCGAAGGAGCTGATATTCACGGGCGATACGATATCCGCCAAGGAGGCGGCCGAGCTTGGCATAGTGAACAAGGTCGTGCCTCCCGAGGGCCTTCAGGCCGCCGTGGATGAGCTCCTGGGAAAGATAACGTCCAAGAGTCCCGTGGCAATAGCCGCAGCCAAGGAGGCCATAAATGCCTCGCTCGAGCTCGGGCTCACCCAGGGTATAAAATACGAATCGCAGGTGTTCTCCCAGCTGTTCTCCACCGAGGATCAGAAGGAGGGGGCTCGCGCGTTCCTCGAGAAGAGGAAGCCTCGGTGGAAGGGCGCGTGA
- a CDS encoding 4Fe-4S dicluster domain-containing protein: MTRYGMVIDVSKCNACYNCVSACKDEFWGNDYPPYSKAQPKFGQQWVRVDRKERGHFPFIDVSYMPVLCQMCKDPPCAKAAKDGAVYVREDGIVMIDPEKSKGQKQIVDACPYGAIYWNEELQIPQKCTFCAHRVDKGLLPRCVDACPTGAMLFGDIDDPNSEVGRIARSNGEPYRSETTKVLYVGKPEAYEPKPGVGPGVLYIDLYRMTKMFIAGSVALKDSDDLVDGASVSLLSGGREISKTSTDGFGQFKFDALEPGKYTVVVEHPGYRALRMDVEVSESTYLGYLFLEKQ; encoded by the coding sequence ATGACCCGCTACGGAATGGTGATAGACGTATCGAAGTGCAACGCATGCTATAACTGCGTGTCCGCGTGCAAGGACGAGTTCTGGGGCAACGACTATCCCCCGTATTCCAAGGCGCAGCCGAAGTTCGGCCAGCAGTGGGTGAGGGTAGACAGAAAGGAGAGAGGTCACTTCCCCTTCATAGACGTGTCATACATGCCAGTGCTCTGCCAGATGTGTAAGGATCCGCCGTGCGCGAAGGCCGCGAAGGACGGCGCGGTCTACGTGAGGGAGGACGGGATAGTCATGATTGATCCCGAGAAGTCGAAGGGGCAGAAACAGATAGTTGACGCGTGCCCATATGGAGCCATCTACTGGAACGAGGAGCTCCAGATACCCCAGAAGTGCACCTTCTGTGCGCACCGCGTGGACAAGGGCCTCCTGCCGAGGTGCGTCGACGCGTGCCCCACCGGCGCCATGCTCTTCGGCGACATCGACGATCCGAACAGCGAGGTCGGTAGGATCGCGAGATCTAACGGCGAACCCTACCGCAGCGAGACCACGAAGGTCCTATACGTGGGGAAGCCGGAGGCATACGAGCCGAAGCCGGGCGTCGGGCCGGGCGTCCTGTACATCGACCTCTACAGGATGACCAAGATGTTCATAGCTGGCAGCGTGGCGCTGAAGGACAGCGATGACCTGGTGGACGGGGCTTCCGTCTCGCTACTCTCAGGTGGAAGGGAGATATCTAAGACGTCCACAGACGGGTTCGGGCAGTTCAAGTTCGACGCGCTTGAGCCGGGAAAGTATACAGTGGTGGTGGAGCACCCCGGCTACAGAGCGCTGAGGATGGACGTCGAGGTGTCCGAGAGCACATATCTGGGATACCTGTTCCTCGAGAAACAGTAG
- a CDS encoding SDR family NAD(P)-dependent oxidoreductase codes for MSSGSAEYSMASLSDIFRLDNKVAVVVGGAGGIGRFLVEAFSTYGAKVVIADIVPPEKSKEIAKKVEEKTGREVGVLQFDATDEAQVVKARENVVANYGTVDILMNSQGINIKYPALDFPAKDWDRMYAVNVKSVMLTSREFGRVMVEKKYGKIINMSSVRDSRATKWGGNIAYSSTKGAVAMLTRQLAAEWAPYGVRVNAIGPALVSTETGMGAGLTSSDHVKRYLDSIPMGRIAVPEDIVGVAVFLASKASDFITGQIIYVDGGLTAIG; via the coding sequence ATGAGCTCCGGTTCCGCCGAGTACTCCATGGCTTCCCTCTCCGACATCTTCAGGCTCGACAACAAGGTGGCGGTGGTCGTTGGAGGTGCCGGAGGGATAGGGAGATTCCTAGTCGAGGCATTCTCCACATATGGCGCCAAGGTAGTGATAGCTGATATAGTTCCACCCGAGAAGTCCAAGGAAATAGCGAAGAAGGTCGAGGAAAAGACCGGGCGCGAGGTGGGCGTCCTCCAGTTCGACGCCACGGATGAGGCACAGGTGGTAAAGGCGAGGGAGAACGTGGTCGCGAACTACGGGACTGTGGACATATTGATGAACTCCCAGGGGATCAACATAAAGTACCCGGCGCTCGATTTCCCAGCGAAGGACTGGGATCGCATGTACGCCGTCAACGTGAAGAGCGTGATGCTGACCTCCAGGGAGTTCGGCAGGGTCATGGTCGAGAAGAAGTACGGCAAGATAATCAATATGTCCTCCGTCAGGGACTCACGCGCCACCAAGTGGGGAGGAAACATCGCCTATTCCTCCACGAAGGGTGCAGTTGCCATGCTCACAAGGCAGCTGGCCGCTGAGTGGGCGCCGTACGGCGTCAGAGTCAATGCAATAGGTCCGGCGCTGGTCTCGACAGAGACCGGGATGGGCGCTGGACTTACCTCGTCCGATCACGTGAAGAGGTATCTGGACAGTATACCGATGGGGCGCATAGCGGTGCCGGAGGACATAGTCGGGGTCGCAGTGTTCCTCGCGTCAAAGGCCTCCGACTTCATAACTGGCCAGATAATCTACGTGGACGGCGGCCTCACCGCAATAGGCTAG
- a CDS encoding CaiB/BaiF CoA transferase family protein has translation MVPSLKGFDVLKGVRVVELTSWISGSYAGAMLAGLGADVIKVEPPQGDSWRDATGMYSFSALNRNKRGIVVDLTKEDGRKVIRELVERSDVFLENMAPDTIRKFGLTYEDLKAINPRIIYGSIKGFGEGPYENYTATDPAIQAISGSMEVTGHPDRPPARTLVSYIDDSTALYMAFAVLVALRRRDMTGEGAFLELSLFDVASEFITNNLLNYYMVTGELPRRSGSSYPSLVPYRVYRTKDGYVYTGARNEKAWAAFCRVLGLEKLIDDPRFRTNRDRVQHRDELDAIIEDTTSKFETADLVNRLRETGEIIAVPVNTMDKLLVDPHLRHRGLIIDLPDPKYNGLKMAHMSIRTKGSYVDSVRSRAPMLGEHTVEVLRDVLGYNEKRIQDLLSSGAVRGPQAKP, from the coding sequence ATGGTTCCATCGCTCAAGGGATTCGACGTTCTCAAGGGGGTCAGGGTCGTCGAGCTGACCTCCTGGATATCGGGATCTTACGCCGGGGCAATGCTCGCTGGACTCGGCGCGGATGTGATCAAGGTGGAGCCACCCCAGGGCGACAGCTGGCGCGACGCCACCGGAATGTACTCCTTCTCCGCACTGAACCGCAACAAGAGGGGCATAGTGGTGGACCTGACTAAGGAGGATGGTAGGAAGGTGATACGTGAGCTCGTGGAAAGATCGGACGTCTTCCTCGAGAACATGGCCCCGGACACGATAAGGAAATTCGGATTGACATACGAGGATCTCAAGGCTATAAATCCTAGGATAATCTACGGCTCGATAAAGGGATTCGGAGAGGGTCCCTACGAGAACTACACGGCGACTGATCCGGCAATACAGGCAATATCGGGGAGCATGGAGGTCACGGGCCATCCGGACAGGCCACCCGCCAGGACGCTTGTCTCATACATAGATGATTCCACGGCCCTTTACATGGCATTCGCGGTGCTCGTGGCGCTCAGGCGCAGGGATATGACTGGCGAGGGCGCGTTCCTAGAGCTGTCGCTCTTCGACGTGGCCTCCGAGTTCATAACAAACAACCTCCTCAACTACTACATGGTTACGGGTGAGCTGCCCAGGAGATCCGGCTCCAGCTATCCATCGCTGGTGCCCTACCGGGTCTACAGGACCAAGGACGGGTACGTGTACACGGGGGCCAGGAACGAGAAGGCGTGGGCAGCATTCTGCCGGGTGCTGGGGCTCGAGAAATTGATAGACGACCCGCGCTTCAGGACAAATCGGGACAGGGTCCAGCACAGGGATGAGCTCGACGCGATAATCGAGGACACTACCTCGAAGTTCGAGACCGCGGACCTCGTGAACAGGTTGAGGGAGACCGGCGAGATAATAGCGGTCCCCGTCAACACGATGGACAAGCTATTGGTTGACCCGCACCTGCGCCACCGGGGACTCATAATAGATCTACCGGATCCCAAGTACAATGGGCTGAAGATGGCCCATATGTCAATACGCACGAAGGGAAGTTACGTCGACTCCGTGAGGTCCCGCGCCCCCATGCTCGGCGAGCACACGGTGGAGGTTCTCAGGGACGTGCTCGGCTATAATGAGAAGCGGATACAGGATCTCCTGAGCTCCGGCGCGGTTAGGGGACCTCAGGCCAAGCCATAA